From Rudanella lutea DSM 19387, a single genomic window includes:
- the traM gene encoding conjugative transposon protein TraM has product MNRNDKDAHLDDNVFGKPGATPSTDDSPSDELTEEEFQDEEDEDDELAEEDNRSQPGNTEASAKRKRTLIVLSLGLLAMLGIGWFLWKMSFANNAFRAPVPAEPIDVAERESNRKQQPTDYADEEQMRTMDYGNVNSIYGLTLKRQEANRLNAAKDSARLGTSRLNPGVQNEIARSRQLSSQRTTYRSPALAGGSASQPRRYQSESYGSGSTYSGRSSTYGDPYHANPNRDDVLLRAGFNTVKAEGQNSNAYADARTLPPPSLASLETERSPVEENEPIPGVVSGDQTIMNGTRVMFRTLADAKIKDRFAPKGSILVGFAQVGGNRAVFNITTLRLPTGEAVPVRLRTLDMDMNEGLALQSDKPAKQQVDQASGSAISQAATQAAWSAGYGINQATRSAIAGNAIASLGAGLANAATTGRRREVRQKLNLQDGFKVFFVPHK; this is encoded by the coding sequence ATGAACCGAAACGATAAAGATGCCCACCTCGACGACAATGTCTTCGGTAAACCCGGAGCGACACCCTCCACAGACGATTCACCATCCGACGAGTTGACCGAAGAGGAGTTTCAGGACGAAGAAGACGAGGACGACGAGCTGGCCGAAGAGGATAACCGATCCCAGCCGGGCAATACTGAAGCGTCAGCCAAACGAAAACGTACTCTGATCGTGCTGAGTCTCGGCCTGCTGGCCATGCTTGGTATCGGCTGGTTTCTTTGGAAAATGAGTTTTGCAAACAATGCTTTCCGTGCTCCTGTCCCCGCCGAACCCATCGACGTAGCCGAACGGGAAAGCAACCGCAAGCAGCAGCCAACCGACTACGCCGATGAGGAACAGATGCGGACGATGGATTACGGCAACGTCAACAGCATCTACGGTCTGACCCTCAAGCGGCAGGAAGCCAACCGGCTCAATGCAGCAAAGGACTCGGCCCGGCTGGGTACGTCCCGCCTGAATCCGGGCGTTCAGAACGAAATAGCCCGGTCAAGGCAACTGAGTTCGCAACGCACGACGTACCGTTCCCCGGCGTTGGCGGGTGGCTCGGCTTCGCAACCACGGCGGTATCAATCCGAATCGTATGGTTCCGGCTCAACATACAGTGGCCGCAGCTCAACCTACGGCGACCCATATCATGCCAACCCTAACCGTGACGACGTGCTGCTCCGGGCTGGCTTCAACACCGTAAAGGCCGAAGGGCAGAACAGCAACGCATATGCCGATGCTCGGACGTTACCTCCTCCATCACTGGCTTCGCTGGAGACTGAACGCAGTCCGGTCGAGGAGAATGAGCCAATACCGGGCGTGGTGAGTGGCGATCAGACCATCATGAACGGAACGCGGGTCATGTTCCGTACCCTGGCCGACGCCAAGATCAAAGACCGATTCGCGCCGAAAGGATCGATTCTGGTCGGCTTTGCACAGGTGGGCGGAAACCGGGCTGTATTCAACATCACAACCCTCCGGCTCCCAACGGGCGAAGCCGTACCGGTGCGTCTGCGAACCCTCGACATGGACATGAACGAAGGGCTGGCCCTGCAATCCGACAAACCCGCTAAACAACAGGTCGATCAGGCGTCGGGCAGCGCGATCAGTCAGGCCGCAACCCAGGCCGCATGGTCGGCGGGGTACGGCATTAATCAGGCGACCCGGTCGGCCATTGCCGGTAACGCGATAGCCTCGCTGGGGGCTGGGCTGGCCAATGCCGCCACAACAGGCCGACGTCGGGAGGTGCGGCAGAAGCTGAATTTACAGGATGGTTTCAAAGTATTTTTCGTACCTCATAAATGA
- a CDS encoding VirB4 family type IV secretion system protein produces the protein MAKSVNYDAVFPVFSIEQTTDGRPVAILKDGRVAVGYRFEGVETESITGSEFDALGAAFYRSTRTLPVGTVIQRFDTYYTERHRTPKGVKERTDAPFTQQQHRHMQERPVLHHAAYLFLSFGPEKQPRTNAANTLWAKLGLPNLKDPFADIERLVERAERAADEFTQSISLGRLTLTRLTADELEGLYFQYFNLDFGRTPSALNRQVQPDVSFVGIGEKKANILTMIGQPSVIYNTGPGRTGVEGPFVSTLALDLQVPHVLVTSFLIEDTEKVIGELEFEQKVNRNLDFLMTHENKIKMLELEDYIDGLRTDNKSLMSVNLSLLVWHVDDKAREGLIQRGIAAFRTMGGADVFVETMDTTNLFFALAPGNGYQNYRWLLMSGDNAACYLNCATNYRTANQGELLADRYGNPVLVNLFNTDLNNQNSVVVGPTGSGKSFTMGYFMLQRYETGRRQIIIDVGGTYLSLMTALSGRYYQYDPQQPIKFNPFGIQRDGVGHYVPDGDKINFLSTLLAIIWKGYKRPVRQAERSVLVRLIPMYYQWYNAQIDRDADNPPTPVPSLVGLYDFLYQYLKDNEGTEELTRWNKAFDFAEFFTCLEPFVVGHYRDVLDATDNEDISAFPLVCFDMARIKDNELLKAVVTMLITELSLDVIRRYPKDVKYLYMDEAWSMLSEGMGDFVEMMYRTIRKNNGSMCIITQGVKEIEDSAVGPVIVANADTKIILNHQDTKQLDRVAAVLGFTKHELDKMRSIRVAKSWREIFIRQGEYGKIFRLEAAPNIYPLLTSKPAEREHLRDLTKSYGGNIAFAVRQFNEDKAEGLI, from the coding sequence GTGGCAAAGTCGGTAAACTACGACGCAGTATTCCCCGTCTTTAGCATCGAGCAAACAACCGATGGACGACCCGTGGCGATTCTGAAAGATGGCCGGGTGGCGGTGGGTTACCGGTTCGAGGGCGTCGAGACGGAAAGTATTACAGGGAGTGAGTTTGACGCGCTGGGGGCCGCTTTTTACCGGTCCACGCGCACCTTGCCAGTGGGTACGGTCATTCAACGATTCGATACATATTACACCGAACGGCACCGCACACCAAAGGGAGTTAAGGAACGTACTGACGCGCCGTTCACCCAACAACAGCATCGGCACATGCAGGAGCGTCCCGTACTGCACCATGCGGCTTATCTGTTTCTGTCGTTTGGCCCAGAAAAGCAGCCCCGTACCAACGCGGCCAATACACTTTGGGCTAAGCTGGGCTTGCCCAATCTGAAAGATCCGTTCGCCGACATCGAGCGGCTGGTCGAGCGGGCCGAACGGGCAGCAGACGAGTTCACGCAAAGTATTTCGCTGGGAAGACTGACGCTCACACGGCTGACGGCCGACGAACTGGAAGGGCTTTACTTCCAGTACTTCAACCTCGATTTCGGACGTACTCCCTCAGCCCTGAACCGGCAGGTTCAGCCTGACGTATCGTTCGTGGGCATTGGTGAGAAAAAGGCAAACATCCTCACCATGATTGGGCAACCCTCGGTGATTTATAACACCGGGCCCGGCCGCACCGGAGTTGAGGGGCCGTTTGTAAGCACCCTGGCGTTAGACCTTCAGGTGCCGCACGTACTGGTAACGAGTTTCCTGATCGAAGATACCGAAAAGGTGATCGGCGAGCTGGAGTTCGAACAGAAAGTCAACCGCAACTTAGACTTCCTGATGACCCACGAGAACAAGATCAAAATGCTTGAACTCGAAGATTACATCGACGGGCTGCGAACCGATAATAAGAGCCTGATGAGCGTAAACCTATCCCTGCTGGTCTGGCATGTAGACGACAAAGCGCGAGAAGGACTGATTCAGCGAGGTATTGCCGCTTTTCGGACGATGGGCGGGGCCGACGTGTTCGTCGAGACAATGGACACGACAAACCTGTTCTTCGCGCTGGCTCCGGGCAATGGCTACCAGAACTACCGCTGGCTGTTGATGTCGGGGGATAATGCGGCCTGTTACCTCAACTGTGCGACGAACTACCGCACGGCCAATCAGGGTGAACTGCTGGCCGACCGCTACGGTAATCCGGTGTTGGTGAACCTGTTCAACACCGACCTGAACAACCAGAACAGCGTCGTGGTGGGGCCAACCGGGTCGGGTAAGTCGTTCACGATGGGCTATTTCATGCTACAACGGTACGAGACGGGACGTCGGCAAATCATCATCGACGTGGGCGGAACGTACCTGTCGCTGATGACCGCGCTGAGTGGCCGTTACTATCAGTACGATCCGCAGCAACCCATCAAGTTCAATCCGTTTGGCATTCAGCGCGACGGTGTCGGCCACTACGTACCCGATGGCGACAAGATCAACTTTCTCTCGACCTTATTGGCGATCATCTGGAAGGGCTACAAACGCCCCGTGCGTCAGGCGGAACGGTCGGTACTGGTACGCCTGATTCCGATGTACTACCAATGGTATAACGCTCAGATTGATCGTGATGCCGACAACCCACCGACACCGGTGCCGAGTCTGGTTGGATTATACGACTTTCTGTACCAGTACCTGAAAGACAACGAAGGCACGGAAGAACTGACCCGCTGGAACAAGGCGTTCGATTTCGCCGAGTTCTTTACCTGTCTGGAACCCTTCGTGGTGGGCCACTACCGCGACGTACTGGACGCGACGGATAACGAAGACATCAGCGCGTTTCCGCTTGTCTGCTTCGACATGGCGCGTATTAAGGACAACGAGCTACTGAAAGCGGTCGTCACGATGCTGATTACCGAACTCTCGCTCGACGTGATCCGGCGTTATCCGAAAGATGTGAAATACCTCTACATGGATGAAGCCTGGTCGATGCTGTCGGAGGGGATGGGTGATTTTGTCGAGATGATGTACCGGACGATTCGGAAGAATAACGGCTCGATGTGCATCATCACACAGGGGGTAAAAGAGATTGAAGATTCGGCAGTTGGGCCAGTGATCGTGGCCAATGCCGATACCAAAATCATCCTGAACCATCAGGACACGAAGCAGCTTGACCGTGTGGCCGCCGTGCTGGGTTTCACCAAACACGAGCTGGACAAAATGCGCTCGATTCGGGTGGCAAAAAGCTGGCGCGAAATCTTTATCCGGCAGGGCGAATACGGTAAAATCTTCCGGCTCGAAGCGGCTCCGAACATTTATCCACTGCTCACGTCGAAGCCCGCCGAGCGGGAACACCTGCGCGATCTGACAAAGTCCTATGGCGGCAACATCGCCTTTGCGGTGCGGCAATTCAATGAAGACAAAGCAGAGGGTCTGATTTAA
- a CDS encoding DUF4138 domain-containing protein gives MKKLFIPLLLALGLSRLGHAQTYLPDTIRVNRLTTTYLIFPGKVSLVDISPEYLIKIESGNIVFVRPRLTTARKTPIFVRTDNATYLGYLAVSGKTPPAFVEVSKLLNPVGKPADRLPNTETAVAAGRGVLSAPVASTTTAAYAGPLLASLNPLAGVRSIEEERPTTTKDVVRAAKSLLQIRMDSLLSGPATHHATERNSGISVRLTHLVHDTTNTYLQLTVGNKTAMPFLLDQVSFWYQHQAKKRKGAYLDGETYPMEPLAETAPERIEAGQTVSLRFALPQFAPQSRSSFVINLREKTGTRNVTMTLPMREVLYARPRKPLLKGRFFETQSLISFLRHEPKR, from the coding sequence ATGAAAAAGCTCTTTATCCCACTTCTGCTGGCCCTCGGTCTATCTCGGCTCGGTCATGCACAGACGTATCTGCCCGATACAATCCGGGTCAATCGGCTCACGACCACGTACCTGATTTTCCCAGGTAAAGTGTCGCTGGTGGACATCAGCCCGGAGTATCTGATCAAGATCGAATCGGGCAACATCGTTTTTGTGCGCCCCCGACTAACAACGGCCCGCAAGACGCCTATTTTCGTCCGTACCGACAACGCGACGTACCTCGGCTACTTAGCTGTTTCGGGTAAAACTCCACCGGCCTTTGTCGAGGTGAGCAAACTCCTCAACCCGGTCGGTAAACCGGCCGACCGTCTGCCAAACACTGAAACGGCGGTTGCTGCCGGGCGCGGGGTTCTTTCAGCTCCCGTTGCCTCTACAACGACGGCGGCTTATGCTGGTCCGCTGCTGGCTTCGCTCAATCCGCTGGCCGGTGTACGGAGTATAGAGGAAGAACGACCAACGACGACGAAGGACGTAGTTCGGGCGGCTAAATCGCTGCTACAGATTCGTATGGATTCGTTGCTGAGTGGCCCGGCCACGCACCACGCTACTGAGCGAAACAGCGGGATTTCGGTGCGCCTGACCCACCTCGTACACGACACAACCAATACGTACCTGCAACTGACGGTCGGCAACAAAACGGCTATGCCGTTTCTGCTCGATCAGGTTAGTTTCTGGTATCAGCACCAGGCCAAAAAGCGCAAAGGGGCTTATCTGGACGGGGAAACGTACCCAATGGAACCACTTGCCGAAACGGCACCAGAACGGATAGAAGCGGGTCAGACTGTCAGTCTTCGGTTTGCCCTGCCTCAGTTTGCTCCACAAAGCCGCAGCAGCTTCGTCATCAACCTACGCGAGAAGACCGGCACCCGCAACGTAACCATGACGCTGCCGATGCGCGAAGTGCTCTACGCCCGGCCCCGAAAACCCCTGCTGAAAGGTCGCTTTTTTGAAACCCAATCACTGATTTCCTTCCTGCGCCATGAACCGAAACGATAA
- a CDS encoding DUF4186 family protein, giving the protein MANDDQIVLPKVTCTSTKCDEGLHCFRPKKGKVKVEDYQGGKCQACDADIVDWNRIYSRDLDDVDTLFAALRKEYVRHVFWTIQLDLKVSWKKFQTGRVKMEEAVYKRLQRSVSCSGRESIWDGRQTPMTPKNIIYCAQHATATCCRKCIRYWHNIPYDRDLTDSELQYLTGLVMHYIDIRLFDNPPVGTQLVLPLS; this is encoded by the coding sequence ATGGCTAATGACGATCAAATAGTATTACCTAAAGTCACCTGCACCAGCACCAAGTGTGATGAAGGCTTACATTGTTTCCGGCCCAAAAAGGGGAAGGTCAAAGTAGAAGATTACCAAGGAGGTAAATGCCAGGCTTGTGATGCTGATATAGTGGATTGGAATCGGATTTATAGCCGTGATCTTGATGATGTCGATACGCTCTTTGCGGCTTTACGAAAAGAGTACGTTCGGCATGTTTTCTGGACAATTCAATTGGATTTGAAGGTTAGTTGGAAGAAATTTCAGACGGGGCGTGTAAAAATGGAAGAAGCTGTCTATAAACGGCTTCAACGGTCAGTGAGTTGTTCTGGCAGAGAATCGATTTGGGATGGAAGGCAAACCCCAATGACCCCCAAAAACATCATATACTGCGCCCAACATGCTACCGCAACCTGTTGTCGGAAATGCATTCGTTACTGGCACAATATTCCTTATGATCGCGACCTGACAGACAGCGAACTTCAGTATTTAACTGGATTAGTAATGCACTACATCGATATTCGGCTTTTTGACAATCCGCCAGTAGGCACTCAATTAGTACTCCCCCTTAGCTGA
- a CDS encoding DUF2188 domain-containing protein, which yields MAKTNVHIVPRGDQWAVQRANGQRATRLVDTQQDAIDVGRDIARHQQVELIIHGRDGQINRRDSYGHDPYPPKG from the coding sequence ATGGCAAAAACTAACGTACACATCGTACCCCGTGGTGATCAGTGGGCGGTTCAACGGGCAAACGGGCAACGGGCTACACGCCTGGTCGACACCCAACAGGATGCTATTGATGTCGGTCGCGACATTGCGCGTCATCAGCAGGTCGAGTTGATAATTCATGGCCGGGACGGTCAGATTAATCGACGCGACTCCTATGGACACGACCCTTACCCTCCCAAAGGCTAA
- a CDS encoding nucleotidyltransferase domain-containing protein translates to MTPTIPVVTPSGSDFQISDLDDLLNRLGESLQLDATRRRLAEERYKTVADWIERDEAFFKTALLNVYAQGSFRIRTTSKPYKRNEFDLDFVVHLDFLTGKNYDPMEVLNQLERRLRENDTYKGMIERKNRCIRITYANDFHMDIMVGCQETYYEPNRIIVPDRKTKNWTASNPIGYGDWFTGRAQLAPKRQEILQKAYNARNLEIRASENLPATLPYELKPPLERAVQIFKRGRDVYFYGQEDLATSSIILTTLAAEAYNGELSVFETIDRIITHIEQKSRNLWGGIEPFVIPNPANPKENFSEKWFEDRKLFVAFLKFIADLRRTWEALKVGANPTLRESLLESAFGENRIKRLVAEQRNYRDSFEKAKRLTPIAQAAGLGTLNTTATVKPTFEPAPVQNQPARRFGGKAFPLHSTQFSAGTNYLQQRWIDETYPGVFTCTVRNGVLTCTGKIKPTDDCDEYRICIEYVPGAPPQVFINSHRINPGKRIHMYSNGALCLHYPPDINWKHHTSVAAYTIPWIAEWIVCYELWKLTGKWEGAEFTH, encoded by the coding sequence ATGACACCTACAATCCCAGTTGTTACACCGTCAGGCTCTGACTTCCAGATTAGCGATCTGGATGACCTTTTAAACCGTTTGGGTGAAAGTCTGCAATTAGATGCGACTCGCCGACGATTAGCGGAAGAACGCTACAAAACCGTCGCGGACTGGATTGAGCGTGACGAGGCATTTTTCAAGACCGCTCTTTTGAACGTGTATGCGCAAGGCTCTTTCCGAATCAGAACCACATCCAAGCCGTATAAACGAAATGAATTCGACTTGGATTTTGTGGTCCATCTCGATTTTCTGACCGGGAAGAATTACGATCCCATGGAAGTCCTGAACCAGTTGGAAAGGCGGTTGCGCGAAAATGATACGTACAAAGGCATGATTGAGCGGAAGAACCGATGCATTCGGATTACTTACGCCAATGATTTCCATATGGATATCATGGTAGGCTGTCAGGAGACTTACTATGAGCCTAACCGAATTATCGTGCCTGATCGTAAAACGAAGAATTGGACGGCAAGCAACCCAATTGGTTACGGTGATTGGTTTACAGGAAGAGCACAGTTAGCTCCTAAGCGCCAAGAAATACTTCAAAAAGCCTACAATGCACGAAATTTAGAGATTCGGGCCAGTGAGAATCTACCAGCAACGCTTCCGTATGAATTAAAGCCGCCCCTTGAACGGGCTGTCCAGATTTTCAAACGTGGTCGGGATGTGTACTTTTACGGTCAGGAAGACTTAGCAACGTCAAGTATCATCTTGACAACATTAGCTGCTGAAGCTTATAATGGTGAGTTATCCGTATTTGAGACTATTGACCGGATTATTACTCACATTGAGCAAAAGTCTCGGAATCTCTGGGGAGGTATTGAGCCTTTCGTAATTCCCAATCCGGCTAACCCTAAAGAGAACTTTAGCGAAAAGTGGTTTGAAGACCGTAAGCTTTTCGTCGCATTTTTGAAGTTCATAGCCGATCTACGAAGGACTTGGGAAGCCCTTAAAGTGGGTGCTAATCCAACCCTTCGAGAATCTCTATTGGAGAGTGCTTTCGGCGAAAATCGGATTAAGCGGCTGGTAGCTGAACAACGCAATTACCGAGATAGCTTTGAGAAAGCTAAGCGACTCACCCCGATTGCACAAGCAGCCGGATTAGGTACGCTTAATACTACGGCAACTGTGAAGCCGACTTTTGAACCAGCTCCTGTGCAAAACCAGCCCGCTCGGCGGTTCGGGGGTAAAGCATTTCCACTACATTCTACCCAGTTTTCTGCTGGAACAAATTATCTACAACAACGCTGGATTGATGAAACATACCCCGGCGTATTTACTTGTACTGTTCGAAACGGTGTTCTTACATGCACGGGGAAGATTAAGCCAACCGACGATTGCGACGAATACCGCATTTGCATTGAGTACGTACCGGGTGCACCTCCACAAGTCTTCATCAATAGCCACCGCATAAACCCAGGTAAGCGTATTCACATGTACAGCAACGGTGCTTTGTGCTTACACTACCCACCGGACATCAACTGGAAGCATCATACATCAGTAGCCGCCTACACGATTCCGTGGATCGCTGAATGGATAGTATGTTACGAATTATGGAAGCTGACGGGTAAATGGGAAGGGGCAGAATTCACGCACTAA
- a CDS encoding HU-CCDC81 and SPOR domain-containing protein, with product MLHFFSHLIMPISEFIFSTGSSIAVNILSNRLDAFLSDRLPTRQRWALWRASLLASPNQYFRVSIAYLYRIYLDGEYLLIKGHRIDQYQPVGGVRKVYSSAKILSELGILDDDCLKIDDVSRQDLRVRVPARKLLKFLNWYESREDREVDQQREFVEELIKPGFLPANLFTPVTTQYRYTVPTFHFSPHFQCQELLYHEVFDVKLSPQQEQAMKHLRDTPSDQYVWVDEGSILMLGHDKRLKRKPFQIGEHARLLISKDHKLFNQ from the coding sequence ATGCTCCACTTTTTTTCTCATTTAATAATGCCAATATCTGAGTTTATTTTTTCAACTGGCTCCAGTATAGCGGTAAATATTCTGTCGAACCGTTTAGACGCTTTTCTCTCCGACCGACTTCCGACTAGGCAACGGTGGGCCTTATGGCGAGCTTCATTACTGGCAAGTCCTAATCAATACTTTCGGGTTTCTATCGCTTATCTGTACCGCATCTATTTAGATGGTGAATATTTACTAATTAAAGGGCATCGAATCGATCAGTATCAACCAGTGGGAGGTGTGCGAAAGGTGTATTCTTCAGCGAAAATTCTGTCTGAATTGGGTATACTCGACGACGATTGTCTGAAGATAGATGACGTGAGCCGACAGGATTTACGCGTTCGCGTACCAGCTCGTAAGCTATTAAAATTCTTAAACTGGTACGAAAGCCGCGAAGACCGTGAGGTTGACCAGCAGCGTGAGTTTGTCGAAGAACTAATCAAACCTGGCTTTTTACCCGCCAATCTTTTTACCCCAGTAACAACTCAGTACCGGTACACGGTCCCAACCTTCCACTTCTCGCCCCATTTTCAGTGCCAAGAATTGCTTTATCATGAAGTGTTTGACGTGAAGCTAAGTCCCCAGCAAGAACAGGCAATGAAACACTTAAGGGACACGCCTTCCGATCAATACGTTTGGGTTGATGAAGGGAGTATCTTAATGCTGGGGCATGACAAACGTTTGAAGCGGAAGCCATTCCAAATAGGTGAACACGCTCGTCTGCTGATTAGTAAAGATCACAAACTATTTAACCAATAA
- a CDS encoding ParA family protein codes for MEDLRIISVCSQKGGSGKSAITVWLANSLRREGKRVLVLDADGQRTIAKLRSREVERLGTPEQACEVMATDDVTTVLDERYEDFDVIFLDLPRMTGPDEAVMALTFCDSILVPIRLGDSDVLSAFEFINAAKKMGDIRKQKGFDFNIYGVQNFRQPNLRENNDIHRYAEMLDITIFDNGLPNRADFMRVGTIDCPSDYASIAEVYNSFYQEFKQRYQIA; via the coding sequence ATGGAAGATTTACGCATTATATCTGTCTGCTCCCAAAAAGGAGGGAGTGGAAAATCAGCGATAACGGTCTGGTTGGCTAACAGCCTCCGCCGGGAAGGGAAACGGGTGCTGGTACTGGATGCCGATGGGCAACGTACCATCGCTAAACTAAGGAGTCGGGAAGTTGAGCGTCTGGGCACACCTGAACAAGCCTGCGAGGTGATGGCTACCGACGACGTAACGACTGTACTCGATGAACGCTACGAAGACTTCGACGTAATTTTTCTTGATTTACCCCGGATGACCGGACCTGATGAAGCCGTGATGGCACTGACCTTCTGTGACAGCATTCTGGTGCCTATTCGCCTGGGCGACTCCGACGTACTGTCGGCATTTGAGTTTATTAATGCCGCCAAGAAGATGGGCGACATTCGGAAGCAAAAGGGCTTCGACTTCAACATCTACGGCGTTCAGAATTTTCGGCAACCGAACCTGCGCGAAAACAACGACATTCACCGGTACGCCGAAATGCTCGACATCACCATTTTTGACAACGGACTACCCAACCGGGCCGACTTTATGCGGGTTGGCACCATCGACTGCCCATCCGACTACGCAAGCATTGCTGAGGTTTATAATTCATTCTATCAGGAGTTTAAACAGCGATACCAGATCGCTTAA
- a CDS encoding HNH endonuclease yields the protein MRCIFCKQESSGSKSVEHIVPESLGNKSYVLPAGIVCDKCNQYFALKIEKILLEQEFFKNFRHRNKIESKRGRIPKGKVIVPETLYEADVLLTKQQPAIVLLNSESFELVSTGKVDHLIIPYVPKPEKNNQHIARFLGKVTLESFAQRLLVNEEWLEQWINDNQFDLLRNYVRYNLGVTKWNYNVRQIYAEDEKFFYPDGSYVDMVFESDFLYTRHGELYFTLALKGYEFTINVGGPNLDGYVDWLKENDNDSPLYRSKNFAKHVPQPIRMKT from the coding sequence ATGAGATGTATCTTTTGTAAGCAAGAATCCTCCGGCTCTAAAAGCGTTGAGCATATTGTTCCTGAATCGCTTGGAAATAAGTCGTACGTTTTACCTGCGGGCATCGTGTGTGATAAATGCAATCAATATTTCGCTTTAAAAATTGAAAAAATTCTTCTTGAGCAGGAGTTCTTTAAAAACTTTAGACATCGAAATAAGATAGAGTCTAAGCGCGGAAGAATACCTAAGGGCAAGGTGATAGTACCGGAAACGTTATACGAAGCTGATGTTCTACTTACAAAACAACAACCTGCAATAGTTTTGCTAAACTCAGAGTCATTTGAGTTAGTGTCTACTGGAAAGGTTGATCACTTAATTATTCCATATGTACCAAAACCTGAAAAAAATAATCAGCACATTGCTCGATTCTTAGGTAAGGTGACATTGGAATCGTTTGCACAACGTCTATTGGTTAATGAAGAGTGGTTAGAACAGTGGATCAACGATAATCAATTTGATTTGCTAAGAAATTACGTCAGATATAATCTCGGCGTAACTAAATGGAACTATAATGTTCGTCAAATTTATGCTGAGGATGAAAAGTTCTTTTACCCGGATGGGAGCTACGTGGACATGGTATTCGAATCTGATTTTTTATACACGCGTCATGGTGAGCTGTATTTTACATTGGCTTTAAAAGGTTATGAATTTACAATTAATGTTGGAGGGCCTAATTTGGATGGTTATGTAGATTGGCTTAAGGAGAACGACAATGATTCTCCATTGTATAGAAGCAAAAATTTCGCTAAACACGTACCTCAACCAATAAGAATGAAGACATGA
- a CDS encoding DUF3846 domain-containing protein, with amino-acid sequence MKKTIKAISIDPKKRTIDEIEIEASLSAYYRHIDCRTIDFVCRMPNGDALIVDDEALLSEPQPPAFKFAYFSYPIHGIALVVGNNNRGRTVEPKLTLKNVQNLVKFLGDIHTEPIINVLSWD; translated from the coding sequence ATGAAAAAGACGATTAAAGCCATTAGCATTGACCCAAAGAAACGAACGATTGATGAAATCGAAATAGAAGCCAGTTTGTCAGCGTATTACAGGCACATTGATTGCCGCACCATCGACTTTGTGTGCCGGATGCCGAATGGCGACGCGCTGATCGTTGACGACGAGGCTTTGTTGTCGGAGCCGCAACCGCCCGCGTTCAAGTTTGCTTACTTCAGCTACCCGATTCATGGCATCGCGCTCGTAGTGGGAAACAATAACCGAGGGCGTACCGTCGAGCCAAAACTGACCCTGAAAAACGTCCAAAATCTGGTCAAGTTTTTAGGCGACATTCATACCGAACCAATTATAAACGTACTGTCGTGGGATTGA
- a CDS encoding sigma-70 family RNA polymerase sigma factor has translation MTNSVSDLELLRLISHQHDERSRQQAFAIFYNRHKDFLWRALTSVCYGNGYDDELKWTVLNNTFLNVFMYSGSFQMDVNASAEVKIQKVQNWILTIARREYKLLLINGYYPPDSLFEDELPETFDNGIESSTTFSEELTRTAIEQLSERDQHIIRTYWQYYEPGKGSQALNLPDKVLNELAARYNTNNDNIRQIIRRSKRTIKAYLDKHFDQTKQTLSHKHDEQ, from the coding sequence ATGACTAACAGCGTATCGGACCTTGAGCTACTTAGACTCATATCCCACCAACATGATGAACGTAGCCGACAGCAGGCGTTCGCAATCTTTTACAATCGCCATAAAGACTTTCTATGGCGTGCATTAACCAGCGTTTGCTATGGTAATGGGTATGATGACGAGCTTAAGTGGACTGTTCTCAATAACACGTTCTTGAACGTATTTATGTACAGTGGCTCGTTTCAAATGGACGTGAACGCTTCAGCAGAGGTAAAGATTCAGAAAGTCCAGAATTGGATTCTGACAATTGCCAGACGGGAATATAAACTGTTATTAATTAATGGTTACTATCCTCCCGATTCGCTGTTTGAGGATGAACTACCCGAGACCTTCGATAACGGTATTGAGTCGTCAACAACTTTTAGTGAAGAATTAACCCGCACGGCCATCGAACAGCTTAGTGAACGAGATCAACATATCATTCGTACCTACTGGCAGTACTACGAACCGGGTAAGGGAAGCCAAGCTCTTAACTTACCGGATAAGGTCTTAAATGAGTTAGCCGCTCGGTATAATACAAACAATGATAATATACGTCAGATCATTCGGCGAAGCAAACGAACTATAAAGGCGTACCTTGACAAGCATTTTGACCAAACAAAGCAAACTTTATCTCATAAGCACGATGAACAATAA